Proteins co-encoded in one Nicotiana sylvestris chromosome 7, ASM39365v2, whole genome shotgun sequence genomic window:
- the LOC104220013 gene encoding heat stress transcription factor A-4c-like gives MVGIVMDNCNSGSSSAPAPFLSKTYELVDDPYTNPVVSWNHNGRSFVVWNPPEFARDLLPKYFKHNNFSSFIRQLNTYGFRKVDPEQWEFANEEFLRGQRHLLKNIYRRKPIHSHSATGSQSVAPLTDSERQEYEEEIERLKRENSLLQSSAEKHEKFNQEYEFGVKSMEQRLQTIVQRQGKLISLLAQLLQRPEFSSDFIQYTNNNSKKRRLLVSNYLIEEENATNSIVGPKLDIEIVKKLESSINFWERFLYGIRKTPTEDQMYDFEHTQPLPSPIVIREMDTSSDDSGKRNSPIDHSSSPSRDIQSSPELGGPLSPVISSIYINLECHLKPSDQTNANTKITSTMSIDATKNQAEGNTDMSKSVSNSGNDVFWQQFLTETPGLSEPQEVEMVSKDINGLTCDSMLAENQRYWWSRGFNVENLAERMGLLSPATES, from the exons ATGGTTGGTATAGTGATGGATAATTGCAACAGCGGTTCAAGTTCTGCTCCAGCACCTTTCTTATCAAAGACATATGAATTAGTAGATGATCCGTACACAAATCCAGTCGTTTCTTGGAATCACAATGGCCGTAGCTTTGTTGTTTGGAATCCACCTGAGTTTGCCAGAGATTTGCTTCCAAAATACTTTAAACACAATAACTTCTCCAGCTTTATCAGACAACTTAATACTTAT GGATTCAGAAAGGTTGATCCTGAACAATGGGAATTTGCAAATGAGGAGTTTTTAAGGGGACAGAGACATTTATTGAAGAACATTTATAGACGAAAGCCGATTCACAGCCACTCTGCAACAGGATCACAATCTGTGGCGCCATTGACTGATTCAGAAAGACAAGAATATGAAGAAGAAATTGAGAGgctaaaaagggaaaatagctTACTTCAGTCATCAGCTGAAAAGCATGAGAAATTTAATCAAGAATATGAGTTTGGTGTTAAGTCTATGGAACAACGTTTGCAGACTATTGTTCAGAGGCAGGGAAAATTAATATCCCTTTTGGCTCAATTATTGCAAAGGCCTGAATTTTCGTCCGATTTTATTCAGTACACAAACAATAACAGCAAGAAAAGACGGTTGTTAGTTTCCAATTACTTGATTGAGGAAGAGAATGCAACTAACTCTATAGTTGGTCCTAAGTTGGACATTGAGATAGTTAAAAAGTTGGAATCTTCGATCAATTTTTGGGAACGTTTTCTATATGGAATTCGGAAGACTCCAACCGAAGATCAAATGTATGATTTCGAGCATACACAACCTTTACCTTCACCAATTGTTATACGCGAAATGGATACTTCATCAGATGATTCTGGTAAAAGAAACTCTCCTATCGATCACTCATCATCGCCTTCAAGGGATATACAATCTTCGCCCGAGTTAGGAGGACCTTTGAGTCCAGTCATATCATCAATTTATATCAATCTCGAATGCCATCTTAAGCCATCAGATCAGACTAATGCAAATACCAAGATCACCAGTACTATGAGTATTGATGCGACGAAAAATCAGGCTGAGGGTAACACTGACATGTCTAAATCAGTGTCAAACTCGGGTAATGATGTATTTTGGCAACAATTCTTAACTGAGACTCCTGGTTTATCTGAGCCGCAGGAAGTTGAGATGGTAAGTAAAGACATCAATGGCTTAACGTGTGATAGCATGCTAGCAGAAAACCAGAGATATTGGTGGAGTCGCGGATTTAATGTAGAAAACCTTGCTGAACGTATGGGGCTTCTCAGTCCAGCTACGGAAAGCTGA